In the Maridesulfovibrio ferrireducens genome, one interval contains:
- a CDS encoding S24 family peptidase encodes MSFYFDLVEGMKNMIGHNKKYANPTQMAKACGVAPNQIIRYINQERGKYIQVLAKVLDTIGAKIIFPTDDANNDMDKFHHVPKVLARPSGGGGSLQTDDTVEDTYAFKLDWLNKKGRPECMKLMAVTGESMAPRIEDGDHILVDESQKDLYEGRIYVVRIDQEIVVKRIAKEPGKILLMSDNPDAQPKRIEIDLKDQSLSWEPIGRVLYVSKDLR; translated from the coding sequence ATGAGTTTTTATTTTGATCTTGTTGAAGGGATGAAAAACATGATTGGTCATAACAAAAAATATGCAAACCCAACTCAGATGGCTAAAGCCTGCGGAGTCGCTCCTAATCAAATCATTCGCTACATCAATCAAGAAAGAGGAAAATATATACAAGTTCTTGCAAAAGTTCTGGATACAATTGGCGCAAAAATAATATTCCCGACAGATGACGCAAATAATGACATGGATAAATTTCACCATGTGCCTAAAGTTCTTGCACGTCCGAGCGGTGGAGGCGGAAGTTTACAGACCGACGATACCGTGGAAGACACCTATGCTTTCAAACTTGACTGGTTAAACAAAAAAGGAAGGCCTGAATGCATGAAATTAATGGCAGTAACAGGTGAATCAATGGCCCCCCGAATAGAAGACGGTGACCATATATTAGTCGATGAATCTCAAAAAGACTTATACGAAGGACGTATTTACGTTGTTCGTATTGATCAGGAAATTGTTGTAAAAAGAATTGCTAAAGAACCGGGCAAAATACTTCTCATGTCAGACAATCCTGATGCTCAGCCCAAAAGGATTGAGATTGATTTAAAAGACCAGTCTCTCAGTTGGGAACCAATCGGAAGAGTCCTATATGTATCCAAAGATTTAAGATAA
- the groES gene encoding co-chaperone GroES, which produces MKLKPLGDRLLVKRLEVEERTIGGIIIPDSAKEKPLKGEVVAVGPGKLDDSGARIAIGVKEGEIVLFAKYAGTEISIDGVDHLVMREDDILAVVAA; this is translated from the coding sequence ATGAAACTGAAGCCGCTAGGTGACCGTCTTTTGGTTAAACGCCTTGAAGTGGAAGAAAGAACCATTGGTGGAATCATTATCCCTGACTCTGCTAAAGAAAAACCTCTTAAAGGCGAAGTCGTCGCTGTCGGTCCCGGCAAACTTGACGATTCCGGTGCAAGAATAGCTATCGGTGTAAAAGAAGGCGAAATCGTTCTTTTCGCTAAATATGCCGGAACAGAAATTTCCATCGACGGTGTTGATCATCTCGTAATGCGTGAAGACGACATCCTCGCAGTAGTCGCAGCCTAG
- the groL gene encoding chaperonin GroEL (60 kDa chaperone family; promotes refolding of misfolded polypeptides especially under stressful conditions; forms two stacked rings of heptamers to form a barrel-shaped 14mer; ends can be capped by GroES; misfolded proteins enter the barrel where they are refolded when GroES binds): MAKQILFDAKAREKLKIGVDKLANAVKVTLGPKGRNVVIDKSFGSPVITKDGVSVAKEIELKDKFENMGAQMVKEVASKTSDIAGDGTTTATILAQAVFTEGVKLVAAGRNPMSIKRGIDKAVEAIIDHLETLAKPTRDQKEIAQVGTISANNDVTIGNIIAEAMNKVGKEGVITVEEAKGLDTTLDVVEGMQFDRGYLSPYFVSNAEKMICEMDEPLILISEKKVSNMKELLPVLEQVAKMSKPLIIIAEDIEGEALATLVVNKLRGTLNVVAVKAPGFGERRKAMLNDIATLTGGSVVSDDLGLQLEGVTLEDLGSAKRVVIDKDNTIIVDGAGNGDTIKARVSQIRSEIEGTTSDYDREKLQERLAKIVGGVAVINVGAATETEMKEKKARVEDALNATRAAVEEGIVPGGGTALIRCLPALENVTASDDDEVAGVNIIRRAIEEPLRQIAANAGLEGSVVVEKVKVSKDGNGFNAAIGEYEDLIKAGVIDPKKVTRIALQNAASVAGLLLTTECAIAEKPAKAADAGMPAGMGGMGGMGGMGGMGGMGGMGGMGGMY, translated from the coding sequence ATGGCTAAACAGATTCTTTTTGATGCCAAAGCACGCGAAAAACTTAAAATCGGCGTAGACAAACTTGCCAACGCAGTAAAAGTTACCCTCGGACCTAAAGGTCGTAATGTCGTAATCGACAAATCTTTCGGCTCCCCAGTTATTACAAAAGACGGTGTTTCCGTAGCTAAAGAAATCGAACTTAAAGATAAGTTCGAAAACATGGGCGCTCAGATGGTTAAAGAAGTTGCTTCCAAGACTTCTGACATCGCCGGTGACGGAACAACTACTGCGACTATTCTTGCTCAGGCTGTTTTCACCGAAGGTGTAAAACTCGTTGCAGCTGGTCGTAATCCAATGTCTATCAAACGCGGAATCGATAAAGCTGTTGAAGCTATCATTGATCACCTCGAGACTCTTGCCAAACCTACACGCGACCAGAAAGAAATCGCACAGGTCGGTACTATCTCTGCAAATAATGACGTAACCATCGGTAACATCATTGCAGAAGCTATGAATAAAGTCGGAAAAGAAGGTGTTATCACCGTTGAAGAAGCTAAAGGTCTCGACACAACTCTCGACGTTGTTGAAGGCATGCAGTTTGACCGCGGTTACCTTTCCCCTTACTTCGTAAGCAATGCTGAAAAGATGATCTGCGAAATGGATGAGCCTCTCATCCTCATCAGCGAAAAGAAAGTTTCCAACATGAAAGAACTGCTTCCAGTTCTCGAGCAGGTTGCTAAAATGAGCAAACCTCTCATCATCATCGCTGAAGACATCGAAGGCGAAGCTCTCGCAACTCTCGTTGTTAACAAATTGCGCGGAACACTGAACGTTGTTGCTGTTAAGGCTCCAGGTTTCGGCGAACGCCGCAAAGCAATGCTGAACGACATCGCTACCCTCACCGGTGGATCTGTTGTTTCTGATGATCTCGGCCTCCAGCTTGAAGGCGTTACCCTTGAAGACCTTGGCTCCGCAAAACGTGTTGTTATCGACAAAGATAACACCATCATCGTTGACGGCGCAGGTAACGGCGACACTATCAAAGCTCGTGTAAGCCAGATTCGTTCAGAAATCGAAGGAACTACTTCTGATTATGATCGCGAAAAGCTTCAGGAACGTCTTGCCAAGATCGTTGGCGGAGTTGCAGTAATCAACGTTGGGGCTGCTACTGAAACTGAAATGAAAGAAAAGAAAGCTCGCGTAGAAGATGCTCTTAACGCAACTCGCGCAGCCGTTGAAGAGGGCATCGTCCCCGGCGGCGGAACAGCACTTATTCGCTGTCTCCCAGCTCTCGAAAACGTAACCGCTTCTGACGATGACGAAGTTGCAGGTGTCAACATCATCCGCCGCGCTATCGAAGAACCTCTTCGCCAGATCGCTGCGAATGCAGGCCTCGAAGGCTCTGTTGTTGTTGAAAAGGTTAAAGTATCCAAAGACGGAAACGGCTTCAACGCTGCTATCGGCGAATACGAAGACCTCATCAAAGCAGGCGTAATCGATCCTAAAAAGGTTACCCGTATTGCTCTCCAGAATGCAGCTTCCGTAGCTGGCCTTCTTCTTACTACTGAATGCGCAATCGCTGAAAAACCTGCGAAGGCTGCTGACGCCGGAATGCCTGCTGGCATGGGTGGAATGGGCGGCATGGGTGGAATGGGCGGCATGGGTGGTATGGGCGGAATGGGTGGCATGGGCGGAATGTACTAA
- a CDS encoding tetratricopeptide repeat protein codes for MSSPKSIKENVARAKAYGQRKDYMRCLYALSISLEELADSQVFGREKFEIGILVDEVFRQLLAMDELKSILPRGLKYTRGHEKKLSAVLRKIHDTIKNAIEKAAVDKVRKQKNQIDKYTLSGQKCLESKDAKEAKKYFRKITEAFPEERGLLQDVGGRFVKAGFAQDGVEYLERAIAQNPTDSRPYISLLLAWEMLTEQDKALAVIKDIVRRFGANESIFVRQSKLFLAKRMYAEAYDAAAAALKLNPLSREGKKISDRLGPKIYGRGYKPGATSTDMKSAKAKSAGSSTSTTKGSINFDLGGGSSTSKKSARKEPAKKPNASKVIKLDF; via the coding sequence ATGAGTTCACCTAAAAGTATCAAGGAAAATGTTGCACGCGCTAAAGCGTATGGTCAGCGTAAGGACTATATGCGTTGTCTTTATGCGTTAAGTATTTCCCTTGAGGAACTGGCTGACAGTCAGGTTTTTGGTCGCGAAAAATTTGAAATTGGAATCCTTGTTGATGAAGTATTTCGGCAGCTTCTGGCTATGGATGAGCTTAAAAGTATTCTTCCACGCGGATTAAAATATACTCGTGGGCACGAAAAAAAATTATCGGCAGTCCTTCGTAAGATTCATGACACTATCAAAAATGCCATTGAAAAAGCTGCTGTCGATAAAGTTAGAAAGCAGAAAAATCAGATAGATAAGTATACTTTGAGCGGTCAGAAGTGTCTTGAAAGTAAAGATGCCAAGGAAGCTAAAAAGTATTTCCGTAAAATTACAGAGGCTTTCCCGGAAGAACGCGGGCTTTTGCAGGATGTTGGCGGGAGATTTGTTAAAGCGGGATTTGCTCAAGATGGAGTTGAGTATCTTGAGAGAGCTATAGCGCAAAATCCTACTGACAGTCGTCCCTACATCTCATTGCTCCTCGCTTGGGAGATGCTTACCGAACAGGATAAGGCGCTTGCGGTCATAAAAGATATAGTCCGGCGTTTCGGTGCGAATGAAAGTATTTTTGTTCGTCAGTCTAAACTTTTTCTCGCAAAGAGAATGTATGCTGAAGCTTATGACGCAGCTGCCGCAGCTTTGAAACTTAATCCGCTCAGTCGTGAAGGAAAGAAGATATCTGATCGTTTAGGACCTAAAATTTATGGAAGAGGCTACAAACCCGGGGCAACTTCTACCGATATGAAGTCTGCTAAAGCTAAAAGTGCAGGATCTTCGACTTCCACAACTAAAGGGTCAATAAATTTTGATCTCGGTGGAGGCAGTTCGACTTCCAAGAAGTCTGCCCGTAAGGAGCCGGCGAAGAAGCCTAATGCATCCAAAGTTATTAAGCTTGATTTCTAA
- a CDS encoding M48 family metallopeptidase gives MNIYFFIIIFSLTAACLLGLISRKLNRSALSPELPEEFKGTFDADKYRKSQDYTKAGIGFENISSTFMTLVTLLFMICGGFNILDIWATNFGYNEIITGLIFFAGLAILSDLISLPFSLYQTFVIEEKFGFNKTNLKTFFMDKIKGYLLGGIIGGILLSGILLFFSLAGQFAWAWCWLFIVVVTLAIQYIAPTWILPLFNKFTPLEEGELKDKIGQFAKNNGFEISGIFMIDGSKRSTKANAYFTGFGKKKRIALFDTLIKELSTDEIVAVLAHEIGHSKLGHIRKMILMSIINTGIVFLLMSFFLGNKDLFAAFGMQNISIHAGLIFFALLYTPVSVVLSVFSNAKSRKHEFEADNFAAETTKAPFALIGALKKLSASNLSNLTPHPFYVWLEYSHPPVLKRIENLKSHNA, from the coding sequence ATGAACATATACTTTTTTATCATAATATTCTCTTTGACTGCGGCCTGCCTTTTAGGCCTGATTTCCAGAAAGCTGAATCGTAGCGCCCTTTCTCCCGAACTTCCGGAGGAATTTAAAGGAACATTCGACGCTGATAAATATCGTAAATCTCAAGACTATACTAAAGCGGGTATAGGTTTCGAAAACATATCCAGCACTTTTATGACTCTGGTAACTTTATTATTCATGATTTGCGGAGGATTTAACATCCTCGATATATGGGCAACCAATTTCGGATATAATGAAATTATCACAGGGCTGATTTTTTTTGCAGGACTGGCAATCCTCAGCGATTTGATATCATTGCCATTTTCACTATACCAAACCTTTGTGATCGAAGAGAAATTCGGGTTCAACAAAACCAATTTGAAAACATTCTTCATGGATAAAATAAAAGGATACCTTCTCGGAGGAATTATCGGAGGAATCCTTTTAAGCGGAATCCTACTCTTTTTCAGCCTTGCCGGACAATTTGCATGGGCTTGGTGCTGGCTGTTCATTGTCGTTGTGACTCTTGCAATTCAATATATAGCCCCCACATGGATTCTCCCTCTGTTCAACAAATTCACCCCTCTTGAAGAAGGTGAACTTAAAGATAAAATAGGGCAATTTGCAAAAAATAACGGCTTTGAAATTTCCGGCATTTTCATGATTGACGGTTCTAAACGTTCCACAAAAGCCAACGCATACTTCACAGGATTCGGTAAGAAGAAACGGATTGCCCTTTTCGACACACTTATCAAAGAACTTTCAACAGATGAAATTGTTGCGGTACTTGCTCACGAAATAGGTCACAGCAAACTGGGCCATATCCGCAAAATGATCCTCATGAGCATAATAAATACCGGTATAGTTTTTCTGCTTATGTCTTTTTTTCTTGGCAATAAGGATTTATTTGCGGCCTTCGGCATGCAGAACATTTCCATTCATGCTGGCTTGATATTCTTTGCGCTTCTATACACCCCCGTATCAGTGGTACTCTCTGTTTTCAGCAATGCTAAATCTCGCAAACATGAATTTGAAGCGGATAATTTCGCAGCGGAAACTACCAAGGCTCCATTTGCCCTTATCGGAGCTTTAAAAAAATTATCTGCAAGCAATCTGTCAAATCTTACTCCGCATCCTTTCTATGTCTGGCTTGAATACAGCCATCCACCGGTTTTGAAACGAATTGAAAATTTAAAGTCACACAATGCATAA
- a CDS encoding L-fuculose-phosphate aldolase: MLLEDERNSVVKYGRKMIEAGLTTGTGGNLSVLNREKGLIAISASGLNYLETTPADVVVMDLDGKIHDSNRTPSSEAGFHTALYKHRTDINAVVHTHSVYASTVACLNMELPAVHYLVGFAGNKVPLAPYATFGSPELAENVINTIENYNAVLLANHGLITVGAAIQNAFDAAEELELVARIYIQALSVGTPVIVPENEMNKVIEKFSTYGQAGGKK; this comes from the coding sequence ATGCTGCTCGAAGATGAAAGAAATTCCGTTGTAAAATATGGCCGTAAAATGATTGAAGCGGGATTAACGACAGGGACAGGCGGAAACCTAAGCGTTTTAAACCGTGAAAAAGGATTAATAGCCATAAGCGCCAGTGGACTGAATTACCTTGAAACCACACCTGCCGATGTTGTTGTTATGGACCTTGACGGGAAAATACACGATTCAAACCGGACGCCTTCTAGCGAAGCCGGATTTCACACTGCGCTATACAAACATCGCACGGACATTAATGCAGTAGTCCATACACATTCAGTCTATGCTTCAACTGTAGCCTGCCTGAACATGGAACTACCTGCTGTTCATTATCTCGTAGGTTTTGCAGGTAATAAAGTTCCCCTTGCACCATATGCAACTTTCGGCTCCCCGGAACTTGCTGAAAACGTCATCAATACCATTGAAAATTACAACGCGGTTCTGCTTGCAAACCACGGCCTGATTACTGTAGGAGCCGCTATACAGAACGCATTTGATGCCGCCGAAGAGCTTGAGCTTGTCGCCAGAATTTATATTCAAGCCCTTTCCGTCGGCACTCCTGTAATAGTTCCCGAAAATGAAATGAATAAAGTAATCGAAAAATTTTCAACGTACGGTCAAGCCGGCGGAAAAAAATAA
- a CDS encoding MarC family protein, which produces MQYETIRAIIEIAFPLILIMDPLGNLPTCLSMLKEFSPARQRKILLRELLFALGIIILFMYLGSGLMKMLNIHQSTLRIAGGVILFIISMKMVFPQPDNLKIAPEKDPFIVPIAVPLFAGPSLLAAVMVYGSKESATLTVLAGVMLAWGVSFGIMMIGPTLASFLGKRGLRACERLMGLILILLSVQMLEDGIEFYIRNVLTK; this is translated from the coding sequence ATGCAGTACGAAACAATTCGCGCGATAATCGAAATCGCCTTTCCTCTCATTCTTATCATGGACCCGTTGGGTAATCTTCCAACGTGCCTGTCGATGCTGAAAGAGTTTTCGCCTGCACGTCAGAGAAAAATACTTTTAAGAGAACTTCTATTTGCGCTGGGTATCATCATCCTTTTCATGTACCTTGGCTCCGGACTCATGAAGATGCTCAATATTCATCAGTCAACGCTCCGTATCGCAGGTGGGGTAATCCTCTTCATCATTTCCATGAAAATGGTCTTCCCACAGCCGGACAACTTAAAAATTGCACCTGAAAAAGACCCTTTCATTGTTCCCATAGCTGTTCCGCTCTTTGCCGGTCCATCCCTTTTGGCAGCAGTCATGGTTTACGGCTCCAAAGAAAGCGCAACCCTGACCGTACTGGCGGGAGTAATGCTGGCGTGGGGTGTATCATTCGGTATTATGATGATCGGGCCGACTTTAGCCAGCTTTCTGGGTAAACGCGGACTAAGGGCTTGTGAAAGGCTTATGGGACTGATTCTGATTCTTCTTTCAGTGCAAATGCTTGAAGACGGGATTGAATTTTATATCAGGAATGTGCTCACGAAATAA